The Fibrobacter sp. genome has a window encoding:
- the tgt gene encoding tRNA guanosine(34) transglycosylase Tgt: MNNNPFELLAKSPRSKARRGRIRTAHGDIETPIFMPVGTLASVKGLSTRDLREMQAQIILANTYHLYLRPGTKLIAEAGGVQKFMGWNGPMLTDSGGFQVWSLKDFRHITEDGVEFKSLLDGSSHKFTPESVMRAQREIGADIIMAFDECTPYPSTVEEASHSLDLTLKWTRRAMDWLHENPPLHGYPQFFFGIVQGGMHKELRKKSIEALKELAPDGYAMGGLSVGEPVETMYEIADFCTNYLPEDRACYVMGVGTPWNLLELIKRGVDMFDCILPAKNAQDGLVYTSRGVLRYKNAKFAHQHDAPLDPECDCYCCRNYSRSYLRHLFKSKEPLGWTLSTIHNLHFYLHLMQQARDHIEADDFEEWSAQIIPQLQQEVE, from the coding sequence GTGAACAACAATCCCTTCGAACTTCTGGCAAAGTCGCCGCGCAGCAAAGCCCGCCGCGGACGAATCCGCACGGCCCACGGCGACATCGAAACGCCGATTTTTATGCCGGTAGGGACGCTTGCGAGCGTGAAGGGTCTTTCAACCCGGGACCTCCGCGAAATGCAGGCGCAGATTATTCTCGCAAACACCTACCACCTGTACCTGCGCCCAGGCACCAAGCTCATTGCCGAAGCGGGCGGCGTGCAAAAGTTCATGGGCTGGAACGGCCCCATGCTCACCGACAGCGGCGGATTCCAGGTCTGGAGCCTCAAGGATTTTCGCCACATCACCGAAGACGGAGTGGAATTTAAGAGTCTGCTGGACGGCAGCAGCCACAAGTTCACACCCGAATCCGTGATGCGGGCCCAGCGAGAAATCGGGGCGGACATCATCATGGCCTTTGACGAATGCACGCCTTACCCGAGTACCGTCGAGGAGGCGTCGCACTCGCTGGACCTGACGCTCAAATGGACCCGCAGGGCAATGGACTGGCTCCACGAAAATCCGCCGCTCCACGGCTACCCGCAATTCTTTTTCGGGATTGTGCAGGGAGGCATGCACAAGGAACTCCGCAAAAAATCCATCGAGGCACTCAAGGAACTCGCTCCCGACGGCTACGCCATGGGCGGCCTCTCCGTCGGCGAACCCGTAGAAACCATGTACGAGATTGCGGACTTTTGCACAAACTATTTGCCCGAAGACCGCGCCTGCTACGTGATGGGGGTGGGCACGCCCTGGAACCTGCTAGAACTTATCAAGCGCGGGGTCGACATGTTCGACTGTATTTTGCCCGCGAAAAACGCCCAGGATGGCCTCGTGTACACCAGCAGGGGAGTGCTTCGTTACAAGAACGCCAAGTTCGCGCACCAGCACGATGCGCCGCTGGACCCGGAATGCGACTGCTACTGCTGCCGCAACTACAGCCGCTCCTACCTGCGCCACCTATTCAAGAGCAAGGAACCCCTCGGCTGGACACTTTCGACCATCCACAACCTGCATTTCTATTTGCACTTGATGCAACAGGCCCGCGACCACATTGAAGCTGACGATTTCGAGGAATGGTCCGCACAGATTATCCCGCAACTACAGCAGGAAGTGGAATAA
- a CDS encoding ATP-binding protein, with protein MDNYRKRYIESQIERLLKSSSAVLVAGPKFCGKTTTCLRMAKSNIRLVTRRNIELARMEPHNTLLGEQPRLIDEWQTVPELWDEIRAWADEKPGFGQFILTGSSTPADKSKIHHSGAGRIVTLPMRPMSLFESGDSTGTVSLAELFSSESPNVYDTNERHSLKDMAFYTCRGGWPLSILDDRDVALDVTANYYNGLFNFDTSENEKFRNKKPEVLRMILRSYARNISTEAAYKTIIQDIIESNNRTMDTKTFNDYWDALKDLFIISDIDAWNPNLRSKAVVRTTPTRHFVDTSIACQALNISPDDLMADLKSFGFFFEDLAVRDLNIYASLLGGTVKHYRDSRGLECDAVVHTPKGKWGAIEIKLGGDKLIEEGAANLNKLKDDVDDPNMAFMAIITATGPAYRRLDGIYVTPLNCLRA; from the coding sequence ATGGACAATTATCGCAAGCGATACATCGAAAGCCAAATTGAGCGACTACTCAAGTCTAGCAGCGCTGTTCTAGTCGCTGGGCCCAAATTTTGCGGCAAGACCACAACTTGCCTGCGCATGGCAAAAAGCAATATTCGCCTCGTCACACGCCGAAACATTGAACTTGCACGAATGGAACCCCACAACACACTCTTGGGCGAGCAGCCAAGGCTTATCGATGAGTGGCAGACTGTTCCCGAACTTTGGGATGAGATCCGGGCGTGGGCTGACGAGAAACCTGGTTTTGGGCAGTTTATTTTGACGGGAAGTTCCACCCCTGCAGACAAAAGCAAGATTCACCATTCCGGCGCCGGGCGCATCGTGACCCTTCCCATGCGACCCATGTCGCTTTTTGAATCCGGCGATTCTACCGGGACTGTTTCACTTGCGGAACTTTTTTCTAGTGAATCTCCCAATGTTTATGATACAAATGAAAGGCATTCCCTGAAGGACATGGCTTTCTATACCTGCCGCGGAGGCTGGCCTCTTTCGATTCTTGACGACCGTGATGTTGCGCTAGATGTCACTGCGAACTACTACAATGGACTTTTCAATTTCGACACAAGCGAAAATGAAAAATTTCGCAATAAGAAACCCGAAGTTCTTCGGATGATTCTGCGCAGTTATGCCAGAAACATTTCCACCGAAGCCGCCTACAAGACAATCATTCAGGACATTATCGAATCGAACAATCGTACCATGGATACTAAAACATTCAACGATTACTGGGATGCGCTCAAGGATTTGTTCATCATCAGCGACATCGACGCATGGAACCCGAACCTCCGCAGCAAGGCGGTGGTGCGCACCACTCCTACAAGGCATTTCGTCGATACGTCCATCGCATGCCAGGCACTCAATATTTCTCCTGATGATTTGATGGCCGATTTAAAATCCTTCGGTTTTTTCTTTGAGGATTTGGCGGTGCGCGATTTGAACATCTATGCGAGTCTGCTTGGCGGAACTGTCAAACATTACCGAGATAGTCGTGGGCTTGAATGTGATGCCGTTGTTCATACGCCTAAAGGGAAATGGGGCGCCATTGAAATCAAGCTTGGTGGCGACAAACTCATTGAAGAAGGTGCTGCAAATCTGAATAAACTAAAGGATGATGTCGATGACCCGAACATGGCCTTTATGGCGATAATCACAGCCACTGGTCCCGCGTATCGGCGCCTAGACGGAATATATGTCACTCCGCTGAACTGTTTGAGAGCGTAA